The Girardinichthys multiradiatus isolate DD_20200921_A chromosome 11, DD_fGirMul_XY1, whole genome shotgun sequence DNA window cctaaaacttttgctgattaaaagttaatttttcacaatttgcaTCAGAATGCAAAGATGTTGCAACTGACCCTAGGCCCTGGGACAGTTACATCATTGTTCGAGGTTGGTTGCCCTATATGTAGATGTCAAACATTCAATCTGAAACAGGCTAGAGTGATAACATTCATAAAGCACATCTATTGGAACAGTTTTTAAGGTGATCCATCAGGACATATTAAGTTTCAATCCATTCCGTGTATCCCAGGATTGGAAAGAACGCATCTTTGTGCtatgttaaaattaaaattgttcAAGTAAAACAAAAGATGTGAGCAGTCCAACTCTAAGATCATGATAAATGATGGAGAATGTAGAGTCTAATCATTACTGATAAAGGAgccatttttttctccttgttATACGTGAAAGCAGTAGTGATGGGCATTCCGGCTCTTTTTTGAGTGCCGGTTCTTTTGGCTGTGCTCACTAAAATGTGCCGGCTCTTTCGGCTCCCAAGTGGCTCCccagattttttgtttattacatgAATTCATGACCAAAAATAATATCAAATAGTGTGTCAAATGAAGTactaatataaaaaacatgcattgtatgaaatgttttttttttatctatgtggctttatttgtaaattaaaaataaactgaagcagAGTATGacaaaaagtataaaataaatatacaataaaatattaaatataaaaacaaacttctcaatcagacaaaaaaatacaattatcaTTGACCTaaccaaatacaaaacaaaagtcaaaacTCCTTTTATTCAAAAATTAGCCAAAACATTTGAACTATTTACAATGAATAgaatatagtaaacaaaatataaattgaaatatccaaaacaaaaagaaaaaagctgcatCCAGCAGCTATACATATTTAGTCATCAGCAATCTTTAGTAAAGATTGGCATTCAGAAAAACCAACTGCCTGAGCTCTGAGGGGCTGATCCGGTTTCTTCTATCAGTAATTATCTGCCCTGTTTTAGAGAAGAGTCTCTCTGAGGGGACAGATGTTGCAACAATGCACAGTCTCCGTGTCATCATGTGTATAAGACGTGGGTAGACTGAACACTTGGTAgctcaaatgtttgaaatgTGTCCAGATTTTACTCTGTTTTCTGCTCTCCATTTTctcacctttcagcgttttaaGTTCTTTCTTAAGTTCTCCAACTTGTGTGCCATTCAGCGCTCGTGTTGTGAAGTGCACGTCTGTAAATCCTCCCCTCCCCCTTCTGCTCAGTGTTGACACACAGACGCCTCCACACACCTTGACCAATCACGCGCGGCTttaggaagaaaagaaaaaaaacaccgaAAAAACAACTAATCGGCTCCCAATTAGGAGCCGTCTCTCTTCGTTCACATAAAAGAGCCGGCTCTTTGAGCCGGGTCGTTCGCGACCGACACATCACTAGAAAGCAGCCGTTGTTCATTCATACTGTGTAACTCTTGCTTGTGTTTCCCATCATAAACCAGAGGGCTTAAAACCCCCTCCACCTCTCGTCGGTGTGTCCTGACTGTGACGCGCTGTCCTCAAATATTGGGTTAATCTAGCCACGACTTACAACAGAGCGCAGACGTGCGACAGTCCACATCTCTCGGTTTTCCCTAAGTGGTgccattgcttttttttttccttttttttaccaGTTCTACGCATGATCCCCGTGTGCGCCGTTTTCTCCTTAGACTTTCAAGACTTTTTGGTCATGCTACTAAGAATTCAATACACTCATAAACTGTTGCAACCGCACTGATTGAGTCTTCTACCTACGTGCTGTTCCCATGGCGTATCACCCTTTCCAAGTCCATGGAGCAGACGCCTCCTCTCTGCCAGGGTTCGTTCCCAGCGCGCAGCCCTCCTTCATCCCCACGCTGACTCTCCTGGACGCCGCCTCGTTCTCCGACCCCCGGTTGGAGCGGACAGCCACGGACGCACGGTTGCGCGCAGCTCTTGAGCTCCGGAGTCGGCCAGTGCACCCGCGGTCCATGAAAAGCGTGAAACAACCCGAGCAATGGCTGGATGACGAACCGAAAGTCACGCTGGAGTCAAAGGATCTGTGGAGTGAATTTCACAAGATGGGGACTGAGATGGTTATCACAAAGTCTGGGAGGCAAGTAGACTTGCTacactaaaaaaacaaactgctggACTTTAACCAATAAAACTAGTAAGCATTTGCACACATTGTTTTtggatatattttaaacaacatttcCGTGAAGAAATGTAGGTTTAACACCTAAACACTTGAATAAACTAGTTAATTTTCAGCTACTTCTTAAAATTTGCATACTTCATGAAATTCAAGCTCTAGCAAATGAAGTTTCTTTGGTTTAGACATAAAATATTACTGGTGAAATTTAAACCTTTCCCTTATAACTGCAGCTAAGAAACATCACTCTCTGGCCATAACTGTCTCAGGAACAGGAAGGTCAGCTTTGTAGCAAGCTTGACTTTAGCATTAGCACTGTCGCTAAAATAGTTAAAGGTGGATAAAAATTTGAATTCCTGGTCTAACTGAGATGCTTTCTTAACCATCAAAAGAGTTCTTGACTTTTACTAAGTTGGTATAAAGATTCATAATATAACAATAGaaacttctttttttctgcGTGATACAGCACACAACAGTTGACTAAACAATCTTCAAGTAATTTCTTATGAAAAGTTTTAGATAGAATTGCTATTTTTTAGTTAACCATAATGTAACATTAGATTTACAAACTATATTGGAGGCCTAATTTTAATTCTTTAAATGGCTAACATTTAATACCTTCTAGGgtttgtttttctagtttataAGTCAAGAATGTAGGAAATATTACCATAGAGGAAAAGCTTTGTATGTTAatagttaaaataataattaaaaaaaagttatgggCAATTCCATAGGCTCATGGTGAATTTTTGACAAGACAGTTGACTGAGTGGTGAAATACGCTTTCAAAAGACTCTTCATTATTGTAATGCTAGCATCATTTTCCCCATGCAATGTCTATGACAGGAGGATGTTTCCGCCCTTCAAGGTGTGTGTGGATGGACTGAATGAAAGTGCAAAATACATCCTGCTGATGGACATTGTCGCTGTTGACGACTGCCGCTACAAGTTTCATAACTTCCGGTGGACGTTGGCTGGAAAAGCCGACCCGGAGATGCCAAAACGTATGTACATCCACCCAGACAGTCCGTCCAAAGGGGAGCAGTGGATGAGCAAGCCTGTTGCTTTTCAGAAACTTAAACTTACCAACAATATCTCGGATAAGCACGGCTTTGTAAGTAGCACTTAATTCTGAGAAAGTAAAAATTGTAGGTACGGATATTTCTTCTTAggaatgttgttgtttttccagACAATCCTAAATTCCATGCACAAGTACCAACCCAGGTTTCATATTGTGAGAGCCAACGACATTATGAAGCTTCCATACAGCACCTTTAGGACGTATGTTTTCCCAGAGACTGAGTTCATTGCTGTTACTGCCTATCAGAATGAAAAGGTAACTCTTGGCTTTTGAGAATAGAAATGTTGCTTGTCCCTGTGCAATAACTGAGTTGTACAGTTTTCTTCCTTCACCATTTAGATAACGCAGCTGAAAATTGACAACAATCCCTTTGCCAAAGGGTTCAGAGATACTGGAAATGGGAGACGAGAGAAAAGGTAGGTACAAAAATGTTGTTATGTGAACTTAGTATGACAATTGTCCCACATTTTAACACATACAGTTTGTGTTGTTATATCTACAAACAGGGGCAAACACTTTAGCAAAGCAGACCAGGACGATGCTGATTCTGATGACTCATCTGGACAACCCAGTGCCAGTGAACCATTTTATTCTCCTCTGGAATTGGTCAGCAGCCCTCTGATGACCACACCAACTTGTCAAGGTGACTTAACCTACAGAGGGGCTATGTGCTTTAAAGTAGACCTGGTTTTTAGGACTAACTGTTCATTAAACTCGCAAATACGGTCAATTCTGTATCAATTACTTTTCATTCTTTATACATACAATATTGGGGTATTGAGCAGTCATATCTTAGATTTGAAAAATTTGAAAGAAGAATATAAATTTTATTCGTTTGATAAAAGAAGAAGCTAAAATGATCACTAATTGCATCAATGATTTTTATTCTGGTTTAGTTTTTCTTAAGCgatctgaaaaattatttaaaaatccttGTAAAACCAGAATAGTTTCTAAAAATGTCTTCATCCACATgataacatttaaagaaataagcCAAAACAGAGAAGAAGGTATTAAGAATGTGCATAAATTTTGTGGCCGATTTGCTTTGCAAGTTGGAGCTCGGGGAAGCGCAATATGTCACAATCAAATGCGTTCTTGTAGCAAGGGAGGAAAAACTGTTGGGTTTAGCAATgtgtttttccctgttttgtgttttcaaacACCAAAGTAACATGTATGCACATACATACAGATTGTACAGCACAAAATATTTGACAGGTTTAATGGGATACAGTACAAACCATCGGATATTCTAATCACGTAATTTATACTTGCAGACTTCCAAGAGCAAAGAGAATGCATGAAAAAAAAGACCTAGGTGATAAGGGTTAATTTAGAGATGTGGTTATGTAATcaatattttcaaaactttGCATATGAATTATGTACAAAAAGGGTTGGGTTTGCAGACTCAAACAACTCATTCTTCAGTAATCCCTAATACAAAAGAGTAGTAAAATACAAGTCAGTTTACAATATTTACATGTGTCATGAATTGTGGTGATGAAGGACTCAAACCCAGCAGGAGGTAGGCAGAATCCTGATAAATGATGTTTTATAATTTACTGAAACAAGAAAACGTACAGGTGAGGAAACAGCTAGAAACAAATGACACAGAACCTATCAGGTCAGATAAAGTCAGAAGAGGATAAATAGAAGTATTTATCAAAGAAGTTACTAAACGAGAGGCTTAAATGCTGGGGAAGTTGATGAAATGCAACACAGGTTAATCTAATTTCTGAGCTGTTTATAGATCATGACTGTATAAGCCAAGGAAAAATGACTAATTGATACAGTTTcaggtaaacaaaaaaaaacacacagcatGACCTAAGGattaaaaatgaacacaaaaccagaaaccagtTACAACACAACTAAAAGTCCTTGGCCTTATGATTAATTTTTTAGCATTGTAGAAAAATGAGGTTCCATTATTTATGACTGAATATTAGGATTGCTTGGAGATAAATCAAGGTATTGGGATTATAGTTGAAATGACGAGACACAaatcaaaatgagaaaaaggttgaaatgaccgtaaagaaaaaaatggaaaaaatctaTTATCGAGTCGAAATGACACACTCACAAAGACCTGAAAAGGCAACACCTTATGTACACGAGCTAGTTACTTGGCTTTGATAACAAAGATATTCTTTTACTTTTGGCGTATAAATATCCTTTAAATGCACCCTGTTAGTCAGCACAGAGACTATCCCGACGAATATCCAACCTGCttggaaagaacagagaagttTCAGCATTCTGCCTTTTCTTTAAGATATTATTTCCATTTTATGCtcaatatttagattttaattacaaaacagaatttcagtttttttctcaatgttttgactttttttctcaTCATTTTGACTTCATTATTGAAATCAAATTTTGAATTTTCTCAATATATCAATTCTATTCTGCAACGGAAAAAGAATTCACaaagaaactttatttttccaaaactcATTCACATTTATTGAACGTACCTATTCCAATATCTTGGCCaaacattttgttcctttaaatGCTCAAGGTTCAGCTTTCTAACtatataataaaaatactaataatgcCAGAATGttctctttttaaaactttttttatttgtctttttacagATGCGAAAGATAGTAAAAGTGATTCAGATATTGACCTTGAAGATGACGATGTTTTGAAAGCCAACCTTCCCAGGACTGCACATACATTAACTATGACCCTGATGAATGAAGATGTTCGGGAAAACATCGCTGATCTTAGTAAATGCAACAACAATAGGGATGGATCAAAGGAAATGATTATTCACAAAGCGCATGATGACAGTCAATACTTTATGGAATTAGGCTCTTATGAAAACCAAAAGAGTGTAATCAAAGATGGTGGGATACCTACAATGTTGCAATCACATAGCTCAACCTGCCTCAATAATTTTCACTGTCCAACGTTGGATTTCTCAGATTTGTACCACCAACCATTTGTTAAGGTGAGAGCATCTTTGCAACAAAGACAACTAGCAATGACACCAAAGCGTTTTTCCTCTTCAGGTGTTGGACCTAGCTTTACCCCTTTGCCTGGAATTAATGACTTTGAAAAAGGATTTCTGTTATCTCAAACTATCCAGTCAGCTCCATTTCCTCTGTCACAGCACACTTTGGAATCTCAGGTAGGTTTTAGTAAATGCACCGACTTCTGTCATTGCACAATATTTAACTCTATCAGCCAGGTACTTAGGATAATAAATGCCGAAAGTAATGCCTTGAAGCTGATTTTTTGGACCTCACTGTCAGCACTTAAACATGGTACTATGAGTATGCATTGGCAAtatcttttttgtttaaaacaaaaatttaccCTTATTCAAACATATGGAAAACATCTTATTTAAGTTTTATGTTCTTGCCAAAACTATTAAGTTTTCGTCATAAGTAtcacaaatatatataaaaacatacagtctcacaaaagtgagtacaccccttacatttttgtaaatatttcattatatcttttcatgggGCGACACTGAAGATATAACACTTtcatacaatgtaaagtagtcagtgtacagtCAGTATAAATTTGATGTCCTCAAAACAACTCAACACACTTAGGGCCTGATTTTCAAAAGGTTTACAAACCCGTTTGCGtccgcaaagctgatctacaaccCAGGTGCTTATCAGATTGCGTGTGTAAATTATTATATATGAGAGAAGTCATGGTGTCTGGATTATTCCAGCGCACCATCGCTGTCAGTGacatcatctgctgctgaaacaCAAACTTGATTATGGCGAACCATGCACATAACTGATCATCTGCCAGAGAAGAGGGCACAGCCCAACTGTAattgcacatcatgcaaaatACCTACTGTGCTCTGCTGCtgataatataaataataggacagaaataaagtcattataaggcagattaaatccttcatttgcaaactggatgctaaaatcctttttaagcaggtgaaaaatcaccattttaaagCGGCTTTTTCCTGTGGTGAGAAAGACAAGTGTATGCTTTTACATTGTcgctaaacaaagaaaaatgcattggTGACTGTAGCATTATCTCATTGCAGAGCAattggagctggatcagtttgagtACGTTGTTTAAGTGTGGACATTTAAGTACCAGGGGAGAGTTTATACAGTAAaagattattttgtgtcaccaaagaACAATTAGAGCAATCAAACCTGTTGTATgtcgttaaaatattggcaaaacagacaaaatgaatTAGTacaatcattggaaaataattttatgtacataaaggttcgatttaaattctttgcaggaCCATTATGTGgcgttatgttttaaaattagcagagctataataaataacaaataaccGGCTCTCAAACATATACtctcaaaaaacaaataacacgGTGAGTTTGGAAAGGaattaaaagttcaagggaGGCAAACTTATAACAATAAATtgacagacatatttgtcttttttattgttaatattgattggccaattgCTAAGCTGTAACCGCTGTGAGTTATGTCAAGCAACACAGTTCACAAACTGCGCGGGCTTCTATGGCGTTGTCAGTCCAGATGCAGCACTGAACAGCTGCCCCGTGTGCGCACCGATGGCTCGATGGCAGAGTGCACGCGCCACTCTGGAAACAGCTCTGCTCTCCTGCGCAACGGAGTGGTCGGTAATCCAACATTTTGATTAAAGGTGAAGCAGAATGTAGTTATTGCATCACTATTTTTGTCTGGACCACAAATATAAAGCATCTGCTCgcagaacaacttcaaactcagccttctgcatgCGCAATTGTGCCCTCAGGGGCGCCCTGCACAAATGAAGAGAGTGTAGAAATAATCTCATCAGGGCAGAGGCTGcaatgacaaacctgctgctatGAATGGCGACGAGAAAGATTAACAagctgtaacagtccagaaaagcaggagcagaacggaacagaagaaaaaactcaGCAACTGAATTATTCATAATAATGCAGTGCATCAACCTCTGCATGCTTCAAGCGCCACAGCTTTTGTTCACTTTTCCTCTTTCCAGCCAGAAAGTAGTACATGCATTTTCCTCAGTGAAATAGGATGGTCTGCAcctcttttgcacctgttatccattgtaCACACAATCTTCGCGTGCGACATGCCCACTTAATGCACGTGCAATTTTTTCTTTGCACAAGCAATTCACCACCccttatttgggatctttgaagatcaggcccttaaTGTCTGAACCACTGGCAACTAAAGTGAGTACACTCCTAGCAAGGCAGGGGTCAtattggaggtgtgtttggggttgttTTCATGTTGTAATACAGCCTTGCTGCCCAGTTTTCAAAGGAAGGGGTCAAAAGTGTTAACCAGAAAAAAGTTTTGAATTTTCTGTAACTACCACTTCCTAACTCCTTACTTTTACTTTTCCTGCCTTTATCACAATGTTGTTTTGCATTCAATAACATTATAATTATGTACATaccaatttaaatgaatgaCATTTAAGGGATACTTCCCAATTTGGGAGTGAGGCTCTGTTACAAGGTTTTAAACAGGTGTCATGTTAGCAGCGGTAGGTATCACTCTAGGTGTCTACCTTTAGTTTAAATTCAGATTAGTTGGTCTCAGAGGCTGAAGTTCATAGCTGGTCCGAGAGGGACCGAGACCAAAGCGGACTTCTGCTGTTATAGCAGTTTATGCAGTCACAAttttataaatctttaaacCATTGTCACATTTGAATTCGAAGGTTATTTACACTGAAGTTGATGATTATTCAGACAGGAAATTGAGGCTGGAGGCGTTGCGCTACCTGTGTCTCCTGTGTGAAAAGACTGAGAACGCAATGTAAAGTGTTTTGAGTGACTAGCTAACAGAAAAGTGAGGAAGTATAAACATCTATGAAATAGTGTCAACTTAAGGTACcataatatttttcctttttatcctGTTTTACATTATTCACAAAGAAACTTTATATCGTCTGATATTTACAATATGAGACGATTATTCTATACCTTACGTTTCGTTTTTCAGCTTTGTGTAAATAACAGTCTAATGCAAAAcgtgaaaatgttttatctcaTCTGAAAAATCTTCTATTTTTATTGAGTCACGGAACTATTCTAAGTCTATAACACTGTGctaacaattattattatttttttattttcagagagTCTCTCTGTCACCGTCTCTTTGTGGTGTAGCGGGGTCTGCTGATGGAATGTCATCGTATCCATACCACTGTGTGGCACCAATAGGTGAGAGTGTTACAGCTCTCCCAACCTGTTCTGCCACAACATCCCTTTCTGGAATCCGTCTTTACAGAAAACCTCAGCCTTGGTTGAGATTAAGTCCATATCAGATCCCACCATCCTTCACTTCTTGCCAAAATCTCCTAACCACCAGCTTGCCTGGAAGGTCACCTTCACAACCTGAGCTGTCCAAATCTGGAAGCAAAGACAGGAGTTTGCCATCTGGACGTCATAGTTACCAAGCAAAGGCCATGCACAAGACTGTTTCCCCTATTGTTATGGGATGTGCTGATAAAATACAACACAATTTAAGATTTGGAAAGTTTCATACGAATAGCGTCTAAAATAAATAACGCATAAAATACAATAgtactgttgtttttatttcctctttcaTGAGAATTTCTGTATTTACTTAATTACAGGTCAATACAACCCATTTACATGCTCTAGTATAGATAATCTACAACAAGATGAAAACTTAACACTTAGTaattaaatgctttaaaacatttgcattaaGTGTTTGTCAAAATCTTTAATACATTATTAAAGCTTGTTTTTTCAGCTGCATTCATGTAACATAGCACAGAATTTAGCCTCCAGTAACAAACCTGATTATCATTTAAGATGGATTATATCAATGCGTTGACATGTAGTCATGTACCAAGCGTTTATATGGATTTGGAAAGAAGATTCCGCTCTCTAGCCCGGAACAGATTGTGTCTGGATGTTACGCCTaatcctttaatttaatttaagtaaTTAATCAGTCTGTTTCATTTTTGGACTTctgtacactttttttttttttttgtgataagGACAGACTGTTTGGCTGTATTTGTGCCAGTCACTCCATTTTTGTCTCTGTGAAGGCATTAAAGGATGCATTTTAAGGGAACTCTTGGTCTAATTGTCTTGATGAGACTAAGACTTAATCTTAAATTGTCTTTACCCGGATAAGTGTCCGGAGTAATAAGGTGAGGGACtcctttttttctctcactGGACATCTGCTGACTGGTTACACCGGACAGCACAGTGTCTTACGAACAAAAGGATATATCCACTGTAatattcagttattttatttccGAAGTGactaaatatgaacaagaaGTGGAGCTACAGTGTAAAATGTAATACTCTTTTCAAAAAAACACCATATCTTATATTTTGGAATAATGTATTAGTGGCTACCAGTCATACAAACTGGTTGGATAATTTACCGGCAGGACCATTCCGAAAGCGTAACCTGCTTTATCCAGGCAAACATAAAGGGAAATTCTATCCCAGTCCCTTCACAACAGTTTTGATGGATGTTTGGGGAAAACTGTCcacactgaaacaaatttaacatCAACAGGATTTGACAGGATGCTTACCAATAAAGAAAACCCTGCTGTAGAATAAACACCTTGAAGCTTGATTGAGATTTGCATCTTCCTACATTGACAAGACTCTAATGCCTTCTGTAGAGAAGTTTTATGGTTCCTGTGATACtctgtcctgtccggcagagtatcactcagaattgttgtctgagtgccaagaaattgcccaacagatttactttcacaactagagcatcacagctaatgctttaaagctctgcttgatatttataaaagaaactttattataaactt harbors:
- the LOC124876090 gene encoding T-box transcription factor TBX3-like translates to MAYHPFQVHGADASSLPGFVPSAQPSFIPTLTLLDAASFSDPRLERTATDARLRAALELRSRPVHPRSMKSVKQPEQWLDDEPKVTLESKDLWSEFHKMGTEMVITKSGRRMFPPFKVCVDGLNESAKYILLMDIVAVDDCRYKFHNFRWTLAGKADPEMPKRMYIHPDSPSKGEQWMSKPVAFQKLKLTNNISDKHGFTILNSMHKYQPRFHIVRANDIMKLPYSTFRTYVFPETEFIAVTAYQNEKITQLKIDNNPFAKGFRDTGNGRREKRGKHFSKADQDDADSDDSSGQPSASEPFYSPLELVSSPLMTTPTCQDAKDSKSDSDIDLEDDDVLKANLPRTAHTLTMTLMNEDVRENIADLSKCNNNRDGSKEMIIHKAHDDSQYFMELGSYENQKSVIKDGGIPTMLQSHSSTCLNNFHCPTLDFSDLYHQPFVKVRASLQQRQLAMTPKRFSSSGVGPSFTPLPGINDFEKGFLLSQTIQSAPFPLSQHTLESQRVSLSPSLCGVAGSADGMSSYPYHCVAPIGESVTALPTCSATTSLSGIRLYRKPQPWLRLSPYQIPPSFTSCQNLLTTSLPGRSPSQPELSKSGSKDRSLPSGRHSYQAKAMHKTVSPIVMGCADKIQHNLRFGKFHTNSV